A genomic segment from Nocardiopsis sp. Huas11 encodes:
- the rocD gene encoding ornithine--oxo-acid transaminase yields the protein MSSTQNLGQQDSAGNPGGQALTSADHIALAQARSAHNYAPLPVVIAEGRGAWVNDVEGRRYLDCLAGYSAMNFGHHNPDLLDAAHRQIDRVTLTSRAFYNDQFGPWVGALADMVGKEKVLPMNTGAEAVETGIKVARKWGYEVKGIPQDQATIVVAGANFHGRTTTIISFSSDTEARTGFGPYTPGFRSVPYGDAEAIAQAIDHTTAAVLIEPVQGEAGVIVPPPDYLPRVREICDRERVLFIADEVQSGLGRTGTIRACEHSGVVPDAYLFGKALGGGILPVSAMVADEDVLGVIQPGQHGSTFGGNPLAGAVGRQVVTMLTEGPYLENARRLGEVLKRRLKEFEGDGVVSARSIGLWAGIDVDPALGTGKELCLKLAEHGVLVKDTHGSTVRMSPPLVISEEDLNWGLDRFGEVLAELRAGR from the coding sequence ATGAGCAGCACCCAGAATCTGGGCCAGCAGGACTCCGCCGGAAACCCGGGCGGACAAGCACTCACCAGCGCGGATCACATCGCGCTCGCACAGGCGCGTTCGGCGCACAACTACGCACCCCTGCCCGTCGTGATCGCCGAGGGCCGCGGAGCCTGGGTGAACGACGTCGAGGGACGCCGGTACCTGGACTGTCTGGCCGGGTACTCGGCCATGAACTTCGGCCACCACAACCCCGACCTCCTCGACGCCGCGCACCGGCAGATCGACCGGGTGACGCTCACCAGCCGCGCCTTCTACAACGACCAGTTCGGCCCGTGGGTCGGCGCCCTGGCCGACATGGTCGGCAAGGAGAAGGTCCTGCCGATGAACACCGGCGCGGAGGCGGTCGAGACCGGTATCAAGGTGGCCCGCAAGTGGGGCTACGAGGTCAAGGGCATCCCGCAGGACCAGGCGACCATCGTCGTGGCGGGCGCGAACTTCCACGGACGCACCACCACCATCATCTCGTTCTCGTCCGACACCGAGGCCAGGACCGGCTTCGGCCCGTACACGCCGGGGTTCCGCTCGGTGCCCTACGGGGACGCCGAGGCCATCGCGCAGGCGATCGACCACACCACGGCGGCCGTGCTGATCGAGCCCGTGCAGGGCGAGGCGGGCGTCATCGTGCCGCCGCCGGACTACCTGCCGCGGGTCCGGGAGATCTGCGACCGCGAACGCGTCCTGTTCATCGCCGACGAGGTGCAGTCGGGCCTCGGCCGGACCGGGACGATCCGGGCCTGCGAGCACTCCGGTGTGGTCCCCGACGCCTATCTGTTCGGCAAGGCGCTGGGCGGCGGCATCCTGCCGGTCTCGGCCATGGTCGCCGACGAGGACGTCCTCGGGGTGATCCAGCCCGGCCAGCACGGCAGCACGTTCGGCGGCAACCCGCTGGCGGGCGCCGTGGGGCGGCAGGTCGTCACCATGCTCACCGAGGGGCCCTACCTGGAGAACGCGCGGCGCCTGGGCGAGGTGCTCAAGCGCCGGCTCAAGGAGTTCGAGGGCGACGGGGTGGTCTCGGCGCGCAGCATCGGCCTGTGGGCGGGCATCGACGTCGACCCGGCGCTGGGTACGGGCAAGGAGCTGTGCCTGAAGCTCGCCGAGCACGGCGTGCTGGTCAAGGACACGCACGGCTCGACGGTGCGGATGTCGCCGCCGCTGGTCATCAGCGAGGAGGACCTCAACTGGGGTCTGGACCGCTTCGGTGAGGTCCTGGCCGAGCTCAGAGCCGGGCGCTAG